The Streptomyces sp. SS1-1 genome has a segment encoding these proteins:
- a CDS encoding citrate synthase — MSDNSVVVRYGDGEYTYPVIDSTVGDKGFDIGKLRAQTGLVTLDSGYGNTAAYKSAITYLDGEAGILRYRGYPIEQLAERSTFLEVAYLLINGELPTVDELSSFKNDITQHTLLHEDVKNFYKGFPRDAHPMAMLSSVVSALSTFYQDSHNPFDETQRNLSTIRLLAKLPTIAAYAYKKSIGHPFVYPRNDLGYVENFLRMTFSVPAQEYDLDPVVVSALDKLLILHADHEQNCSTSTVRLVGSSQANMFASISAGINALWGPLHGGANQSVLEMLEGIRDAGGDVDSFIRKVKNKEDGVRLMGFGHRVYKNFDPRAKIIKAAAHDVLSALGKSDELLDIALKLEEHALSDDYFVSRSLYPNVDFYTGLIYRAMGFPTEMFTVLFALGRLPGWIAQWHEMIKEPGSRIGRPRQIYTGVVERDFVPVEER, encoded by the coding sequence GTGAGCGACAACTCTGTAGTAGTGCGGTACGGCGACGGCGAGTACACCTACCCGGTGATCGACAGCACCGTCGGCGACAAGGGCTTCGACATCGGCAAGCTCCGCGCCCAGACCGGTCTGGTGACGCTGGACAGCGGCTACGGCAACACGGCCGCGTATAAATCCGCCATCACCTACCTCGACGGCGAGGCGGGCATCCTCCGCTACCGCGGCTACCCGATCGAGCAGCTGGCCGAGCGCTCCACCTTCCTGGAGGTCGCCTACCTGCTGATCAACGGCGAACTGCCGACGGTCGACGAGCTCTCGTCGTTCAAGAACGACATCACGCAGCACACCCTGCTGCACGAGGACGTCAAGAACTTCTACAAGGGCTTCCCGCGCGACGCCCACCCGATGGCCATGCTGTCGTCGGTCGTCTCGGCGCTGTCCACCTTCTACCAGGACAGCCACAACCCGTTCGACGAGACGCAGCGCAACCTTTCGACGATCCGGCTGCTCGCGAAGCTTCCAACGATCGCCGCGTACGCGTACAAGAAGTCGATCGGCCACCCGTTCGTCTACCCGCGCAACGACCTCGGCTACGTCGAGAACTTCCTGCGCATGACGTTCTCGGTGCCGGCCCAGGAGTACGACCTCGACCCGGTCGTCGTCTCGGCGCTCGACAAGCTGCTGATCCTGCACGCGGACCACGAGCAGAACTGCTCGACCTCCACGGTCCGCCTCGTCGGCTCGTCGCAGGCGAACATGTTCGCCTCGATCTCCGCCGGCATCAACGCCCTGTGGGGCCCGCTGCACGGTGGCGCCAACCAGTCGGTGCTGGAGATGCTCGAGGGCATCCGCGACGCCGGCGGCGACGTCGACTCCTTCATCCGCAAGGTGAAGAACAAGGAGGACGGCGTCCGCCTGATGGGCTTCGGCCACCGGGTCTACAAGAACTTCGACCCGCGCGCCAAGATCATCAAGGCCGCCGCGCACGACGTCCTCTCCGCTCTCGGCAAGTCCGACGAGCTGCTGGACATCGCGCTCAAGCTGGAGGAGCACGCGCTCTCCGACGACTACTTCGTCTCGCGCAGCCTCTACCCGAACGTGGACTTCTACACCGGCCTGATCTACCGGGCCATGGGCTTCCCGACCGAGATGTTCACGGTCCTGTTCGCCCTCGGCCGCCTGCCGGGCTGGATCGCCCAGTGGCACGAGATGATCAAGGAGCCGGGTTCCCGCATCGGCCGCCCGCGCCAGATCTACACGGGCGTCGTCGAGCGCGACTTCGTCCCCGTCGAGGAGCGCTGA